cggcaaaggattaacggcggctgccggccgttaacgacggcggccctttgccgagcgttattgtttgacactcgacaaacctggtctttgccgagtgttcggcactcggcaaaccacctttttaccgagtgccatttgtttgccgagtgctttctctctgacactcggcaaacagcctctttaccgagtgtccgataaaaaacactcggcaaagtttgggacactcggtaaagaagccgTCTCCGATAGTGGGAGGTGGGTAGGAGAGGCTTGAGCCCCACTCGTCCCACCAAATGGGGAAATAGGATCTGCAAATATCACACATAACAATGGAGTATTTTTCAAAAAGATTGTAAGAATAATGCTCAAACAGAAATGTTAAATATATTATGATAATAAAGTATAGTTACAATGTGTGTGCTACCTGATAGTTACAAAGGCAAATTATGATGAGTTACAGTTTGCTTGCCATATAAACTATATTCATTTGGCACCTCATTATTGTATGAACCTGAAGAATGAATTCAAGTCTTCCAGAAATCGTTCCAAAGATTCAACTATATATATACTCCATACTTCAGTCATAGATTGCTCTCACTATATATGCTCACTAGTAACTGTATGTGATGTGAGTTAGGATTTGATATTATAATTAGCTAGAACTTTCAAATTATTCTAATTAGTAAGAGCTGCTAGCTAGCTCCCGGATGAGATACACGTCTACTACCGGAAGGCAGGGCCTCCAAACGGCGTCCAGAAATCGAGCGGCGTCTCACTGGCCACCGCGAAGGTGCTCGATATCGGGACCAGGCACAGCCCTCGCCCAGTGAGTTCTCCGTTTTCCGCCGCCACCTCGCCTCCATCCCTCAAGACCTGGACGTACGCATGGGGAAGCCGTTGCATATTGGTTAGTTCACAAAGTATGCAGGATGATGAGGCTATCTGAGATGAGCCATGCAGGAATATGCAGCAGTAGTAATACTACTGTAGCAGTACCTTGTGATGGGGCACTTGCTGCCTGTTCTTTAGGTAAGGAGCACTGAGTGACTGCATATATACAAAAGCGTCTATTGAATTGAATATAATTGTGAGCAAAATTCAAGCTGGTAGATCAAAATTTCTACAAATTATGATTAAAGCCTTAAAGGACAAGAGCTGCGTGCAGCAGCTAGATCAATCGCACTTACACCAACTTGCTCATGCAGGAATTTGATGTACTCGATGGTCTCGTGGAGCACCGATGCCGTATCCGTCTGTGCAGCAACAGCACGCACGCCGAGGTTGATCGATCATTTGTTTTTTGCAAAGAGAATTTAATTTGTTAAAAGGTGTGGGCCTTCTGCAACGAGAGACTTATTGCATGGGGTATTGGACTCTGAAGTTTTCAGCTTCCAGAATAATACGTAGTGCGTGGAAGTGCAGGACCATTAACCAAATTAAGACCTGGATCGCTTACCTTTCCAAAAGGGGAGACTAGTTGCTGAAGTGCTGTGATTCTGTCACCAAGCTTCTCTTTCCTTACCTGAAGCATATATAAAACCCAAGTGGAGTATACATGAATGAGTGTATAGTATAGAAACTTTATGAAAGCAAAAATATATATGTGGCCATTCCATTTCCATATAGTTAGTCATGGAACAACATTAACTTTAAGGAAAAAACAATTCAATTCCACAACAAATCCGGATGTTAGTTTTCCATGTTGAAATAGGATCTAATAAACTAATTGTTGTTGGTATGTATACCTTGAAGGTTGGCAATGGTGATGGTGTCCCTGTTCTCGATTTCTTGAGCGGCGGCGTTGGACCGATGTTCGTCCTCTTTGCAATGATGTTTCTAGAGTCTCCGGCACCTTCTAATGCACTCTACATGCATAGAACAACAAACTAAATTAAGGTTACAGGCTCAATCAGGACTGATCGGTAGGCACCACAGTACAACGGCGCAAAACATTCAGGCCATTGAAAGTTATCAAACAAAGCTGTGTGGCATGCAGTGATTGAAAGGTAACAAGAAGTTTTCAGCCAACTGAAAAAATTAGCAAAACCGTAactatatatactcgaaccttgaCTCCAAAATTTGCCGGTGTCGATTGCCCTGACGGTGGTCCGGCGGCAGTCCCTAGTAAACTTGCTGCCCCCTCCGCCGCCGAAGCAAACCCACCGGCAGAAGGGTTCCAAAACGGCGTGCTACTTGTGAACTGCAGAGCCTCCCTGATGCTTCCAGCTGACGATTGGTTCATCGTCTGCAGCTGCTGGTATTGCTGCAGGAAGCCCGGCGAAGTCTTGGCTGCTGCCGATGGCTCCGTGAGGCTCCTGAGCAGTGAGGAGGTCTGGAACCCGCCGGAAGACGAAGTCGGCGACGAGAGCAGCTCCAGCCCAAGGTTGGACAGGAACTGGTGGTTGGGATCATGGGCGTCCTGTAGCATCAAGCTGTTGTTGTGATTCGATGAGGGGCTCCTCAGACCTAGGTGATGAGACTGCTGGTCGCTTCTTGAGCTCATGTAGCCATGGAAACCAACAGATCCATCCCTAAGATGGCCAGGCATAGATACATATGATCATGAATAAACTTTCGAGAAGAGCACAATGTATAATAATTTCTGGAGTAGTAATAAATTAAACAAACAAAGGATCAGAGAGAAGAAGCAAATTGAAGTATAGATGAGACTCACAAGTAGTAAGAAGGCTGGTTCCAGCTGCTGGCGGCGAGACCAGACGCCGCCGGGTGCGGTGGCATGGCGACCACGGCTTGATCGGCGACGGCGCCTGCAGGGTCTTGGAAGGTTATGGAGCTGCCGCCGGTGGCGAGCGAGTGGTTGGACCCGGGAGACTCCGAGGAGGCCGCGTTGCCGGACCTCGACTTGTTGCCTTCAGCAGACGACCAGCCGGCGGCGCCGAACCCAGCAGGTAGCTGGTCCAGTGAGCACGACACCGCCGTGGTCCACCAATCGCCGCCGTGTCCGTGGCCCGTGCTGCCAGTGGCAGCCGCTGGTGGATGGATCATCTCGTGGTGATCTGCCAtatctgtctatctatctatctatctatctacagCGACATGGGGTCCAATCGATCTGTTATATGGGATCGATCGAGATCTTGCTTTGGCTAAATTCTTGGTATTTTAGTTAGGTATGTAGCTAAGCTAGATAGGTATGGTAGATAGCTGTGGGAGAGAAGGGGGGCGGCCGCCGGGCATGCGATGCAAGAGTAGTGGCGAGTAAAGAGTGTGGCGTGTGGTAGTGCGCAGCTAGCTGAGCTAGCTCTCTATCTatgtgtggtgtggtgtgggacTGTGGGTTATGTGGTGGACGACTACTGTCTGGTGGGCAAGTAGGAGAAGTGAAGTTGAATCGAATGGATTTATATATATTTAGAGATCGAGCAGCAGTGGATCAGAGTGCAATGAAATGGTGGTTTTATATAAACTGCCGTCGGGCCGAGGAAATCAAgtggaagacgacgacgacgacgacgacgacgacgacgacgaagacaaggaggaagaagagaatttAGGTTTTCTGACCGGCCAGCCGGAAGACAGAATGAAAAGGTTGTTTGAGGTGGCCAGGTCGTGGACGGTCTGTGactgctagggatgaaaacggtacggatattttccgatcgtattcgaaaccaaatccgtttagaggggttgagatctgtccgtatccgagtccggatatccaacatccgataccgtatccgtatccgaatactcaaatcgcatatttatgatgtcgatatccaatcgtatcctatccgacatagttgacactatccgtattcgaatccgaatccggacagaaatatgaaaacaaatgtaatatcggtgatatccgtccgtattcgatccgttttcatccctagtaacTGCGACACCATTATCGTATGCTATTTGGCGCAGCTGGTTAATGGTTGTTGGtacacaggatcaccggctcaggcgagTGAAGCGCTCGccggtcttgccgagcacccgctagtgttgccgagcacctactagccgtgccgaccatgaGTAGGCATTGTCCGTCCTACGCACTATGTCTAGCgctagaagaagggagaacagagcaagcacgcacaatacaagacaccagcgttggccgaagccctgtctataagatggcaaatctaaactctctttactgagttgtcgtgtatgtctatttat
This DNA window, taken from Miscanthus floridulus cultivar M001 chromosome 13, ASM1932011v1, whole genome shotgun sequence, encodes the following:
- the LOC136501325 gene encoding transcription factor bHLH112-like, which encodes MADHHEMIHPPAAATGSTGHGHGGDWWTTAVSCSLDQLPAGFGAAGWSSAEGNKSRSGNAASSESPGSNHSLATGGSSITFQDPAGAVADQAVVAMPPHPAASGLAASSWNQPSYYLDGSVGFHGYMSSRSDQQSHHLGLRSPSSNHNNSLMLQDAHDPNHQFLSNLGLELLSSPTSSSGGFQTSSLLRSLTEPSAAAKTSPGFLQQYQQLQTMNQSSAGSIREALQFTSSTPFWNPSAGGFASAAEGAASLLGTAAGPPSGQSTPANFGVKSALEGAGDSRNIIAKRTNIGPTPPLKKSRTGTPSPLPTFKVRKEKLGDRITALQQLVSPFGKTDTASVLHETIEYIKFLHEQVGSLSAPYLKNRQQVPHHKVLRDGGEVAAENGELTGRGLCLVPISSTFAVASETPLDFWTPFGGPAFR